One Microcoleus sp. AS-A8 DNA window includes the following coding sequences:
- a CDS encoding NIL domain-containing protein, which yields MELNSDTDVLGADRPTQTRIRLRIPKQYNQEPVISRLVSDHGVTVNIAAALLGPNGRDDGWFDLELRGTSRQIQSALIYLDEMDLEIWGESNREEDGW from the coding sequence ATGGAATTAAACAGCGATACTGATGTTTTGGGCGCGGATAGACCGACTCAAACTCGTATTCGCCTTCGCATTCCCAAACAATACAATCAGGAACCTGTCATTTCACGCCTTGTTTCTGATCACGGTGTCACAGTGAATATCGCGGCTGCTCTGTTGGGACCCAATGGACGAGATGATGGCTGGTTCGACTTAGAATTGCGAGGTACCAGCCGACAAATCCAAAGTGCTTTGATTTACCTGGATGAAATGGACTTAGAGATTTGGGGCGAATCTAACCGGGAGGAGGATGGCTGGTAA